CGCCAGCCTTCTTCCATCAGGCCCAGGTCCTCGGCCAGCTTGACCCTCAGCGCGCCCAGGGCCTCGTTGACCACCTGCGCCTTGTCGGCACCGAAGAAGACGATATCGCCATCCTCGGCACCGGTGCGCGCCATGATCTCCATCACCGCCTCGTCGGGGATGAACTTGAGAATGGGCGACTGCAGGCCGTTCACGCCATTGGCCAGCTCGTTGACCTTGATGTAGGCCAGGCCCTTGGCACCGTAGATGCCGACGAACTTGGTGTAGTCGTCGATCTCCTTGCGGCTCAGGCGACCGCCACCGGGCAGGCGCAGCGCCGCGACCCGGCCCTTCGGATCCTTCGCCGGACCGGCGAACACCTTGAACTCGATGTCGGTGAGCAGGTCGGCCACGTCCACCAGCTCCAGCGAGCAGCGCAGGTCCGGGCGGTCGGAGCCAAAGCGGCGCATGGCCTCGGCATAGCTCATGCGGGGGAAGGGATCGGGCAGCTCCACACCCAGGGTCTCGCGGAACACTCCCCGGATCATCTCCTCCATGAGGGACATGATCTGCTCTTCGTCGATGAAGGACATCTCCAGATCGAGCTGGGTGAACTCGGGCTGGCGATCGGCGCGCAGGTCCTCGTCGCGGAAGCAGCGTACAACCTGGTAGTAGCGGTCCATGCCCGACATCATCAGCAACTGCTTGAACAATTGTGGCGACTGCGGCAGGGCAAAGAACTTGCCGGCATGCACCCGGCTGGGCACCAGGTAGTCGCGCGCGCCCTCGGGAGTGGCGCGAGTAAGCATGGGTGTCTCGATATCGAGGAAGCCCTGCTCGTCCAGATAGCGACGCAGGGCACGGGTGACCCGCGCACGCAACTGGATACGCTCCTGCATCACCGGCCGGCGCAGGTCGATGTAGCGATAACGCAGGCGCAATTCTTCGGAAGTATCCTCGTCGTCGAGCTGGAAGGGGGGCGTCTCGGCGCGGTTGAGGATCTCCAGCTCCTTGCCCAGGATCTCGATCTCGCCAGTCGGCAGGTCGGGGTTCACCGTGCCTTCGGGGCGTGCCCGTACCCGGCCCTTGATGCGCAGCACGAACTCGTTGCGCACCTGCTCGGCAGTGGCAAACACGTCCTCCACATCGGGGTCGTAGACCACCTGCACCACCCCGCTGCGGTCACGCAGGTCGATGAAGATCACGCCGCCATGGTCACGACGACGGTTGACCCAGCCACACAGTTCCACGGTCTGATCGATGAAGTCGGCATTGATTTCGCCACAATAGTGGGTGCGCATGAAGAATGTCCTTGGATGAAAACAAGACGCCCCGCCAGGCGGAGCGTCGCATGGAACGATCAGGGTTGTGAGCGCCGCCTATTCGCAGGCCGGACAGGCACCGCCCGTGCCACAGGCAGGCGCCTCGTCGGCGGGCTTGCCGCAACTGCCGCCCTTGAAATCGGTGGCATACCAGCCGCTGCCCTTGAGCTGAAAACCTGCTGCCGAGATCAGCTTGTCGAGCGCGGGCTTGCCGCATTCCGGGCAATCGCGCAGGGGGGCGTCGCTCATCTTTTGCATAGCCTCGAACTCGTGGCCGCATTCCGCGCAGCGATACTCGTAGAAAGGCATGTGATTACTCCGC
The sequence above is a segment of the endosymbiont of unidentified scaly snail isolate Monju genome. Coding sequences within it:
- the aspS gene encoding aspartate--tRNA ligase, whose product is MRTHYCGEINADFIDQTVELCGWVNRRRDHGGVIFIDLRDRSGVVQVVYDPDVEDVFATAEQVRNEFVLRIKGRVRARPEGTVNPDLPTGEIEILGKELEILNRAETPPFQLDDEDTSEELRLRYRYIDLRRPVMQERIQLRARVTRALRRYLDEQGFLDIETPMLTRATPEGARDYLVPSRVHAGKFFALPQSPQLFKQLLMMSGMDRYYQVVRCFRDEDLRADRQPEFTQLDLEMSFIDEEQIMSLMEEMIRGVFRETLGVELPDPFPRMSYAEAMRRFGSDRPDLRCSLELVDVADLLTDIEFKVFAGPAKDPKGRVAALRLPGGGRLSRKEIDDYTKFVGIYGAKGLAYIKVNELANGVNGLQSPILKFIPDEAVMEIMARTGAEDGDIVFFGADKAQVVNEALGALRVKLAEDLGLMEEGWRPLWVVDFPMFEWDEGSDRWHALHHPFTAPKADQIDLLESDPGACLSRAYDMVLNGTEVGGGSIRIHQEAVQEKIFSLLGIGEEEAREKFGFLLDALKYGCPPHGGLAFGLDRLVMLMAGAHSIRDVMAFPKTQSASCLLTQAPSEVSTEQLRELHIRVRTQGKKSG
- a CDS encoding FmdB family zinc ribbon protein translates to MPFYEYRCAECGHEFEAMQKMSDAPLRDCPECGKPALDKLISAAGFQLKGSGWYATDFKGGSCGKPADEAPACGTGGACPACE